One region of Thermus filiformis genomic DNA includes:
- a CDS encoding uroporphyrinogen-III synthase, with the protein MRIAYAGLRRKEEFKALAEKLGFTPLLFPVQATEKVPVPEYQDHLRELAWGVDLFLATTGVGVRDLLEAASVLGLDLRPALEGAFRLARGAKAARVLKEAGLPPHATGDGTSPSLLPLLPPGGGRAALQLYGKPLPLLEGALEERGFRVIPLMPYRHLPDREGIRRLEGAVLRGEVEAVAFVAALQVEFLFEEAEDPAALKEAFAGRVKALAVGRVTADALREWGVRPFYVDETERLGSMLQGFRKALQEEVA; encoded by the coding sequence ATGCGCATCGCCTACGCGGGCCTAAGGCGCAAGGAGGAGTTTAAAGCCCTGGCCGAAAAACTCGGCTTCACCCCCCTCCTTTTCCCCGTCCAGGCCACGGAGAAGGTCCCCGTCCCCGAGTACCAGGACCACCTCCGGGAGCTGGCCTGGGGCGTGGACCTCTTCCTGGCCACCACCGGGGTGGGGGTGAGGGACCTCCTCGAGGCCGCCTCCGTCCTGGGCCTGGACCTGAGGCCCGCCCTGGAGGGGGCTTTCCGCCTCGCCCGGGGGGCCAAGGCGGCCCGGGTCCTCAAGGAGGCGGGCCTTCCCCCCCACGCCACCGGGGACGGCACCTCGCCAAGCCTCCTTCCGCTCCTCCCGCCGGGCGGGGGGCGGGCCGCCCTGCAGCTTTACGGCAAACCCCTGCCCCTCCTGGAGGGCGCCCTGGAGGAGCGGGGCTTCCGGGTCATCCCCCTCATGCCCTACCGCCACCTCCCGGACCGGGAAGGAATCCGCCGCCTCGAGGGGGCCGTCCTGCGGGGGGAGGTGGAGGCCGTGGCCTTCGTGGCCGCCCTCCAGGTGGAGTTCCTCTTTGAGGAGGCGGAGGACCCCGCCGCGCTCAAGGAGGCCTTCGCTGGGCGGGTCAAGGCCCTGGCCGTGGGCCGGGTCACCGCCGACGCCCTAAGGGAGTGGGGGGTGAGGCCCTTCTACGTGGACGAGACCGAGCGCCTAGGGAGCATGCTCCAGGGCTTCCGCAAAGCCCTGCAAGAGGAGGTGGCATGA
- a CDS encoding precorrin-2 dehydrogenase/sirohydrochlorin ferrochelatase family protein, which yields MTYFPLMLDLRGRPVLLLAGGPETPAKLQALLEAGAEVTVLCEEDGFGLEALARAGRIRWLRRGYREGDLEGFFLVISHPKDKAIHPKVKAEADQRGVFLVAVDDPQNASAILPAVLRRGELLVALSTSGAAPALAVRLKERLARLFPEAYGELVAFLRTLRPRIARIPSFEERKRLWYRIVDQALEELDLDPKEGLQRARQRAEEALEEVAAWTR from the coding sequence ATGACCTACTTCCCCCTGATGCTGGACCTGAGGGGCCGGCCCGTCCTCCTCCTCGCCGGGGGCCCGGAGACCCCGGCCAAGCTCCAGGCCCTCCTGGAGGCGGGGGCCGAGGTCACGGTTTTGTGCGAAGAGGACGGGTTCGGCCTCGAGGCCCTGGCCCGGGCGGGCCGGATCCGTTGGCTCCGGCGGGGCTACCGGGAGGGGGACTTGGAGGGCTTCTTCCTGGTCATCAGCCACCCCAAGGACAAGGCCATCCACCCCAAGGTCAAGGCGGAGGCCGACCAAAGGGGCGTCTTCCTGGTGGCCGTGGACGACCCCCAAAACGCGAGCGCCATCCTCCCGGCCGTCCTAAGGCGCGGGGAGCTTCTGGTGGCCCTCTCCACCTCCGGCGCCGCCCCCGCCCTGGCCGTAAGGCTCAAGGAACGCCTGGCCCGGCTTTTCCCCGAGGCCTACGGGGAGCTTGTGGCCTTCCTCCGCACCCTGAGGCCCAGAATCGCCCGGATCCCAAGCTTTGAGGAAAGAAAGCGCCTCTGGTACCGCATCGTGGACCAGGCCCTGGAGGAGCTGGACCTGGACCCCAAGGAGGGCCTGCAAAGGGCCCGGCAAAGGGCCGAGGAAGCCCTAGAGGAGGTCGCAGCATGGACAAGGTAA